In Glycine max cultivar Williams 82 chromosome 4, Glycine_max_v4.0, whole genome shotgun sequence, the genomic stretch agaataaaatatattaaaataaagagtTAACGAGAAAGAGACCTGAAAGTGTGAACGAGAAGGATTGTTGAAGAGAGCTGAGAAAATGTGTGAAGAGGAGGAAAAAAATTTCTGCAACTCCAACGAGAGAGAGAGACCGCTATCTTTGTTGTACGGGCAAGAAACTTTTATTAATTCAGTTGGTTTTGAAGGAAACCCATTACTTTTTCTCAACAATTCCTTTCTGGAGGATTGGTTTGCAAGCCTGGAACCACACAAAATTTGAAACTTTCACCTCACTTTCTTCTTTATcttccttttttaattatttccttttcttGTAGTGTTTTGTTCTTTATTAATATGTAGTAGCTTAGCTAGCTATAGCTTCCTTAGTTTCTAGTTGtacatctataattttttttttgtttttgtttaaatggTGTGTATCTTCTATTAAATGTAAtcttatttgaattaaatagaATTATTGTACAGGcaagaaacttttattttatattttgaatatttcgtattaaataatttagaaatctatatattttctcactattttatttttatcttcatttttttaaaagcttctctctttctatttttttaatcaaacaaataCTAATATTGTCACATCATTTAAATGTCTTTCGCGATTTTTTTTGCCTATACTGTGCTTTTGTCTACATCAAATAATGATTGGTACAAATggttgagttttacctacattaGTCAGTTGTAGgtaaaagtatttttgagatttacctacactaattcaTGTCCGTAGGAAAACGGCGTCTGTAAACATAggttatttttcttgtagtggacaatatatttaaaatgaattatgtaTGCATTTTAGGTGTGTTAGAGTTGTAGGGGGTTTTGTGGTGGATTGATGGGAAgagtaaaattgaaaaaataatataaaatggaaataaaaaataagagaaaaaaaaaggtaagattgagagagaaataagattaaaaaaatgaatttcgtAAACATCAAAGTTACCCCAAAATCTGATAATTTCcttcgaatttgatttttaattaatttcttaaacaaCCTTTTTGAAGTTATGGAGTTGTGATAAacttgaaatgaaaataaaatgttagaaaaaaaaaattaaaatgcatacataaacaattaaaagaaattaataccaTGTAAAAAATCTCACATTCAAAGGATAAACAAAGAacctaaatataaattaaggaAGTGaggataaattaaaagataaataaaaaaagattgaatGTGATTAGATGGGATACTTGAAACTACATGGAACCATGATAAACAAAATTGCAAGTGTTAACCATtcaaaaagataaacaaaattGGTTGGCCTGcaccattaaaaaaattgaacaaaaaaatgagttttttctattcatttgTTATAGAAAAGGGaggttgaaaaatataaaattgtattgAAGCAAGTTGCTCAAGTGAAGGGGTAAGATGATTTTACAAAGCATATTTAAGTCTGCATATTGAGTTAAAGATCGAGTTGGATGCAAACAACCATACAACAAATTCAATATTCAAGGGGTGAAGGGATGAGTTAGTAGGAAAATTGTTCGAGAAGGGTGCAAAGGTGAAGACAAAATGAAGGAATAAAGTTAAGTTGAAGaagtatgaaaatataattaaataagtgaCACAGTTTCTTTGTATCCATAAACCATATTGGCCTTCCTTTGCACCTTCACAGCTATTGCAATGGCTTTTAACACCATCATCCAATGCAGTTCTTCTTCATCTCATACGATCAGGACTACATACGACGTGTTTGTCAGCTTCCGCGGTAAAGACACGTGCAACAACTTCACTGGTTTTCTCTTTCAAACTCTTCGTAGAAATGGCATTGATGCCTTCAAAGATGATGCAGTTCTCAAGACAGGCAAATTCATAGTACCATTGATGCTATTGGCCACAAACTTGCACACATCTGCAATTGCACTGAAGCATCCCCGAGTCGTGTTCTTCCAATTTTCTATGATGTTGATCCATTAGAGGTGCAAAACCAGAGTGGGTATTAAGAGATAGCCTTTGCAAAACACGAAGAAAGATTCAGAGAATTGAAATCGCAGTCAAATGTTTGTATGTGAGTAATTCTTCTTTTATCATGTAGGCATAGTTGGTTATAGGGTTGTGGTGTGGAAGTTTTGTTTCACAGCCTAAGATGGTGATAGTTGGTTACATAAGCGGTTGCAATGCAAGCAAGGATAATAGGTAATAATTTTGTGATTAATTTAAGGACAAAAGTGTCAAATGAAATGTGTACACGAAAAGAGAATatccccccccacacacacacacatatatatatatatatatatatatatatatatatatatatatatgaaaaggaagataaaaagagatatgttaaaaaaaattaaaaatactatcGTTGAAGAACAATtcctaaaaataatatcattaaaaaataattcttacaaATTCTCTCATtcgagataattattttaatttgtatagaGAGAAGATtgatatatttcaaaaatattatttattgtgaactttgattatattatagttcataaatttttaaatattcattatGAATTATAATTGTCCTCttgcatataatttttggtgaaTAGATTGTCCTCTTCTATATTGGAATAACTAGAATGAAGGGATTTGGGAGTTATTCTTCAACTAGAAAAATTTtagaagtttttcttttaagagAACGTTttgggagttttttttttcaaaaagagcTTTGGGAAGTTTTTTTTGACAtcttatctcttttaatttagGTCTTGTTTGGGGTGGTTTTTaagtttgagttttaaaaatttttaaaataagaaccaattttaagttttagtttcaaaaaaattttaaaccatgttttaaaatatgattaactttaaaataaatttattttcaaagtttcatattacattaaaattagttttcgaGTGCTTTTGCTTGGGGGTGACGACAATGGTGATGATGTTAGCAGTGGCGGTAGTAGAAATACTAGTGGTGATCGTAGTGGTAGTGAAGGTGATAGTTGTAACACCCTCTACCctaacatacatataaataagaaaaatatataaaaatatggaattaactaaaatgattttattcaattaacatAAAGAAGTTCATGTGAGTAAAAGGGTTACATTCactttaatattatcaaataaaacttattaaaaacatatctgACTCAGAATAAGAtcgtcaaagtttacaaaagaaattttgctaaatcagtgaggtaaaataaaataacatcatacaattaaaataaaacatattctcaatgccacatcctatcagagcattgtatCCCAGTATCCTCTAgcacgaggttctttaaagtcatctaCCTAATCATTTGCTttcacgaacacaaggttcgagatcatcacaggatctaaACACAAATAATACATAGGGAgtgaattattatatttctaaaaaaatacaaataaacaaagacatgatcaaaataaattatagaagtatttataacatagttcaacttaatacaattcacgtcacttcaccactttatcatttaaaattcatttttcaatcatcaatcacattacacatgaatcacacactcggaTTAAGACGTAATAGCACtcattattttcataataaacaattagcagacgttatgcaacaattatactaagactcaagtctatatgcaatgtggtaccatgtcattGAAAAACACACTCAGGCgtttaggagtacataacaagacacaccacacaataaGTATATGTCAGTTCACTCTcactaaataaaatcataaggtgaccagtcagggtcactctgttttacgagaatgctccaaccatatgggattaacatagacttaaaggagcactcaaaccaagTGTCTTTAcgcccaaggcctagactccgaaaaATCCAttagggtctcaccttcctgattcatgtccaacccctaaaataatctTTGCACGttgacactgctcatgaattatataatactcatgatctcacactcgtgtttcaaacaagTTTAGCACATTTCACTACAATTTAACGctttaggttcctaactaggaatcctacattTTCCCTTTAACGCTacacataaacacttttctcaaggtaaacaccagtcaagttattgtataattcacagctcacaacacaagtattgtcacatcaagtgttaaccacatacttattcacaaccaaatctcatgtccataatttaacatctcataatttcacaatccaccatcgcatgttacgtgtatctcacaaattaacgcatgttcaactttgcacttacactcaatctcaataacaatattatgatCTCAATGCAACATattatctcacaattcatcacatattcaattcacttacacacaatttcatgatctcaATATGACAATATCGTAATTATAATCATACATAAAGAATtgcaatacaataaacatcccaaaaaaaaaccctaatttGATCCActaaggattcctacacatgttcattttaaccccaattgcaataaactcatcccttaacTCTAAGTGGGCTCACGTGTGTCGTTCGACAATGATAGCGGTGTCTCTAgtagttccctaagattccttaaGCTTTTCCCCTGTTTGCTCTATTAGGGTTTTCATGCGTTAGAGAGAAGAGGAAAATATGGTAGGCTCCATTTTACTGTCAATGTGCGGGACTAAATTATCTCCGCATAAACATTatttcgcaaatcccaacggtgagaatgtgtGAAAATGGGTTTCGAAGGTGGTGCCTAAATTTcaagatgatccaacggttgacAAATATGGTATCATAGTTTTACTAGGACAGCTTTTGGGTATCTACGGGAAAAGGGAAAGCTCGGTGCGAGGGACATTTCTTCCATCACAGACAATATCTCGAAAATCCCAATGATAGGTGTGTGAAATtaagttctgaaccacacattcaaatttcacgacgatccaacggttaacgaatacGGGATCATTGTTTTACTGAGAcaggtttgagtgtatgcgggaaaaagagagggttttgggagggggagaagggaaaacaaatttgagaggaagagaaagcaTAGAGACGTACGGTCAGTCTGGAaactgacctaatatgtctctatttatagctagggtactctcagcctattatttactctatttttctttatttttattattttataaaaaggaactctattttatttcctatcaaatgaataaataaaatatcctttttattttccttcaaaccattattttaattaataaagttatttctccttatttatttaattataaaaacctcatcatttttctaaaattctatttatttataaaaaaattctttttaatttatgggGTGTTACAATAGTGGTGGTGGTAGCGATGTTGATGGTGTCGATGACAATGCTAGTGGTGGCAACCAATGGTGACGACAATGATAGCAGTGACAGAGGTGGTATTAGTGGTAGCGATGGTAGCCACGATGATAGTAGTGGTGTCAATCATGGTGATGGTGTTGGTAGCATTGGAGGTTGTGGTGATAGTAATAATGTCGGTGGTGTCGGTGGTGATGGGGGTGGTGGGGGTGGCAACATTAGCAGTGGTTGTAACAACAACGTTAGTGGTGGTGGCAATGGTGGTGGGGGTGGCGGTGACAGAAGTGGTGGCAATAACAattatggtggtggtggtagtaaTGACGGTGGTTTCCGTGATGGTGGTGATGTCGGCAACCAGTGGTGGTAGTGTGGTAGTGGTGGTGGTTAGGACGATGTTGGTGGTGATTATGAAGACGTTGGTGGTGGTTGTGGTGGCGGTGATGAAGGTGgcattactaaaaaaaactacattcTACGACAACGAAACCACGACAATTcccaaaaatcgtcttagaatgtctttgcggtgacaattttgtaatatgGAGAACTTCAACGACGATGGTTTCATaaagaccgtcttagaaagtcacTTTCTAAGACAATTAATTATATAGCCGTCATGGAAtgcttttgaaattatttaactCTACGAGTGAATCCCTTTGTCTATCTCTCTCACGCACAAACTCATCTTCGGAACTCGAAACAACGCCACATTCCTCAACACCATCATTATCACAGCTTTCCACAACACCACCACCTTTCAAAACCACCAACACCTTCTCACACCATCGACCGCATGCATCCACATCACCACCATCGATGTCCCCTTCGGACAGGGGAACAACTTCTGCCGCGCTGATTGCTCTTAGGTGCTTCGTGAGGCCCCTCGTGATGGTGTTAAAGGAGTCATCACAGGCTCAGTTCCTAACGTCGAAGCAGTAGCATGAGAGGAGGAGGGAGCTGGCGTGGAAGTCAGTGGCCACGTTGGCGAGCCAGGTGGTGAAGAAGCAGAAGGCAATGAGGGTTTCGTGGTGGTATCTACAAACAAGTTGTCAGTAAAGTACACCAGCGTCAACCTTCACGGCCACAATGTCAGTGTCATTCAGGCAAACAAGCCTGCTCCTACCCAGCGCCTCATGTACTATTTCAAGATTCATGTCAAGGATGCCAACGTTCAAGGCCAGATAACAATTGGATTCACTTGTGAGACCTTCAACATGCAAAGACAACTAGGGTGAGTGAGAGAGCGAATGTATGTCTTTTCTTTCAGTTTCAACCCTAACCCTAATCTTATTCCTATTAATTCTTGTTAGGTGGGACGCCAATAGCTAGGCTATCACAACGATGATGGTTTGCTCTACCATGGACATTGCAAGGGGGAGGTGGTTGGCCCAACCTATACATCCAGAGACGTAGTTGGTGTTGGAATTAACTATGCTGCACAGGAATTTTTTTTCACGTACACACCAATTACTCCTACtcctcctttattttatttttagttttctaaaTTATTAACATTCCTTCTATGCCATTAAAAATGGCCAAGTTGTCGACTCTATTTATAAAGACATGAAAGGCCCCATTTTTCCAACCATTGGTGTTCACAATCAAAACGAAGAGTATATGTCACTTGTACCACTATTGCATTCTTATTTGAGTGTCCACAACCATGGTTTCATTGTATCTAAATCCTTTCTTTTATTATCAATACTACTTACAAACTTTTTACTCTCAAATAGCACACCTTTTTATCATTACTTGAggtgtttaatattttagaagtGTGTTTCATTTATCTCTGACAGGTGCATGTCAACTTTGGGTAGAAATCATTTACTTTTGACCTAAAGGTAAGACTTAagagcttttgttttttcattattcATCCCTTAGTTAGGATGCTAATTAGATGCTACAATAGGGTaatattgattttagttttcacttttttattttcccccTTTGGCAATCACAAATATGGATCAGCAAAATCGCAATCACAAATATGGATCAGCAAAATCGCAATCATAACTAGTTATCATTAAGACATTAGTGTATTGAAAAGTAATGTTTCCATAGTTGTTTTCAAATTAAAGAACTATGAATTTTACTTGTACGGACTACAAGTAATCAGCTTATGAAACACTGGTTTGGTATATTAATACTTACCCACGAAAGTATTAACAATATTGCTGTCAATTCGTTAGGTTGGAAACGTGAGCtgattatatttgattaaataatttgaatgatTATTTTACTCTAACCAGGCACACACGCACGCTCTAATACCCACTGACATAGAATTACTatggaacaaaaacaataaaacaatttatctgtataattaactttaattaataaatatatgccATTATTTGCATATTTAGGTTTCCTCTAAATTTGGCCcttttaagattttgaagattttttgtCCCATGAATTTTCAAAGTGAAATGACAGTCTCTATTAAGTTTCTAAGCATCGAATAAATAATAAGGTTCTACTTaacattgaaattatttataatatataaaatgttagaaaatgcaTGCTTCTTGTAGCGCTTATCTAATTCACAATTTAATACTAAGAAAATCATGATAGTATGGAATCTCTTTCGAGTAAATGTTGAAGAGCCTGATgctaattatatattatgttaaccTTAAACATTTTCCACCATCCTCACCTCCATATACCCCACTTATTGCTATCTTTGATATAGAAGATCTTTCCATGTAAAGGGTGACTGGATATACATGTCTTTTTTCTCCACTTTGTTTTATTATCATGTCAAGTACGGATTTAAATATTCCGTCTTCTTTGAATGTCTCCTTTCATGTCCTTTAAGAgtgcgtttggatagagaattttaactgaggaaagtaatttatcagagaatttgaatttctgtaatttagaatttattgtttgaatatttttttgtgaagaatttaaaattttggaattttaaaacagaattttaaaccaCTAAAAAtctagaattttaatttcctttcaaaagatgagaaattgaaattctcttcttaccgtcttcttcaagaaacaacgTTTGAGCTCGTGGAACATCGATCGGGTGTGAGCGTAGAGGAATACGTATAACTGGCACACCAACCATTTTTTTCCATTCATTCTTTTtcaccctcataattttaattttttttatccaaacacaaaattttaaaaataaaagaattccaattgaagtatttgaaattcttaaaatttaaaatttctcagaattttaaattcccctattcaaacacactctaatagaaaattaacactttactaaaaaaaaaaaagctaacaaATAGgataaagaatattatttttttgctttcattcttcttaatGGAAATATAAACAGGGATTTTGAGCAACGTGCTCTAGATAAACTTGTTGATTTGTTTATAGGAAAGAAATCCTATTGATGGCCCAATGCCTCATCTTGATACTCGCTTATGCATGCTCTTGTGTGTTATACCTCTTGTTGGCGATCttattgaggaggaggaggaaaggAAACCGGTTGATGAAA encodes the following:
- the LOC102668592 gene encoding abscisic acid and environmental stress-inducible protein-like, with product MLMVSMTMLVVATNGDDNDSSDRGGISGSDGSHDDSSGVNHGDGVGSIGGCGDSNNVGGVGGDGGGGGGNISSGCNNNVSGGGNGGGGGGDRSGGNNNYGGGGSNDGGFRDGGDVGNQWW